In Silene latifolia isolate original U9 population chromosome 3, ASM4854445v1, whole genome shotgun sequence, a single window of DNA contains:
- the LOC141646455 gene encoding polygalacturonase inhibitor 1-like, which translates to MSLLKLYILPFLLIFISQISYLTYSQSTPNVCNQNDKNTLLNIKNKLGNPSSLPLWDPNTDCCTQWSTIQCNDQGYVTSLTIQEAHDINGPIPPFLDQLPYLTGLYFINVTNLSGPIPTYFRKLTNLTAFVIWGTKVTGPIPDFLGRFTNLVQLNLPFNRLSGPIPNSLGRLKKLLYLYLASNRLTGPIPTGLNKLTGLSNLDISSNNLSGPIPDFFAKFENLGTINLDSNSLTGPIPAYLGHMPWLTTLSLSNNRLTGPIPTSLGQCNLVLIGLANNKLTGDASFLFDKANKQINEIHIQNNLFKFDFSNVDLSPGLIGFNVSHNMIYGSLPKQFGQLWVDLVDVSYNQLCGPIPNGGLFKSVDPIIFSHNKCLCGGPLPPCKS; encoded by the coding sequence ATGAGTCTATTAAAGCTTTACATCCTCCCATTTCTTCTTATCTTCATTTCACAAATTTCATACCTCACTTACTCTCAAAGTACTCCAAATGTTTGCAATCAAAATGACAAAAATACCCTTCTTAACATCAAAAACAAACTAGGCAACCCTTCTTCACTTCCTTTATGGGATCCAAACACAGATTGTTGTACCCAATGGAGTACAATTCAGTGCAATGATCAAGGTTACGTAACTTCCTTAACCATACAAGAGGCCCATGATATCAATGGTCCGATACCGCCTTTTTTGGACCAACTTCCTTATCTTACTGGGCTTTACTTCATCAATGTGACCAACCTTTCCGGCCCAATACCGACCTACTTCCGTAAGCTCACAAATCTTACCGCTTTCGTCATCTGGGGGACTAAAGTGACCGGCCCAATCCCAGATTTCTTGGGCCGGTTCACGAATTTAGTCCAGCTTAACCTACCCTTTAATAGACTATCTGGCCCAATTCCCAATTCTTTAGGCCGTCTTAAGAAGCTCCTATACCTTTACCTCGCTTCGAATAGACTAACCGGTCCAATTCCCACCGGTTTAAATAAACTAACCGGTCTTAGCAACCTTGACATCAGCTCAAACAACTTATCCGGCCCAATACCCGATTTTTTCGCTAAGTTCGAAAATTTAGGCACAATCAACCTCGATTCAAACTCTCTAACAGGCCCAATCCCAGCTTATTTGGGTCATATGCCTTGGCTCACAACCCTATCGTTGTCGAATAACCGCTTAACAGGGCCCATTCCAACTTCATTGGGCCAATGTAATCTAGTGTTAATTGGGCTTGCTAATAACAAACTCACCGGTGATGCTTCGTTTTTGTTTGACAAGGCGAATAAGCAAATCAATGAAATTCATATCCAGAACAACCTTTTCAAGTTCGATTTTTCAAATGTGGACTTGAGCCCGGGTTTAATCGGGTTCAATGTTAGCCACAATATGATATATGGGTCTCTTCCGAAACAGTTCGGACAATTATGGGTTGATTTAGTTGATGTGAGTTATAATCAACTTTGTGGTCCAATTCCAAATGGTGGACTTTTTAAAAGTGTTGACCCAATCATTTTTTCTCACAATAAATGCCTTTGTGGTGGCCCATTACCTCCTTGCAAATCTTGA